The DNA region TTCCATATATCATTGTGTGAATGTCAATAGTGTTGAATTTTGAATGTAACATGAAAattggaaaagagagagatgTCCATGACTCAATGTGCTTTGACTGCTAGCTAGCAATTTTTTTTGATATCAAGTTACAGTAATTATTTGAATAGAAGGACATTTGACCTTATCCTTGTCGTTGTTTGTCTGCTCCTTTTGGTCTGTTGGTCTCACTCCGGGTGCTTATTAACTTGGCAGCCTCCTCACATCAAGCCGCTATATAACAGTGGAGACATTTGATCATGATGAAGACAAACCCTGGTCATCCATTTACACTTGGTGGGTAGATATTGGATCTATTGAAGGTGCATCATTGATACAGTGATACTGTGAGAGTGAAGCTGCTAGATTTGttcaattattattaaaaaaaaaaacaatttctgTAATACACTTTTTTCCCTCTTCATGAAACTTAATGGGATATTTGACCATTTAAGATTCATTACCCTTACTCGATCGTGGCCGTGGAAGAGATGTGACAAGTTACTTCACTGCATTAAGTGGGTGTGTGGTATATGATATTTGAGGGTAAATGGTTAATTTGGTCCTAAATGTGACATGTGTTGTCATTTTTCATCTTTCGATGATCAAAATAGCTTTGTAGTCCCTGAAAATGGCCGACAGAAGTGACATTGGGCATTGGGGTTCGCAAAATAAGGTTTTCTCAACTGAGTATAGAGATTTAACAATATTAATGtgaattcaattattttttttttgtcaaagaggTCTGTTAAGGGATTGAGATGTTCGCATTTGTCATATCCTTCATGAGGTCAATGAACCGCGGATTGTTTGGCAGGAATGAGAGTTCACTTGCAGTGCGCTGTTACTAATCTTGATGATCATCCTTAATGTTAGCTCAGAATTTAGGCGAGTTTTAgttttgttgtttaattttcctactttaccaaaaaaaatccCAGTTtctattgtgtttttttttcttgtaaaaAATCTCCATTattctgaattttgtttgtCCATTCATTCTATTGTTGATGCCTTTGGAAGGCCCATAAAATAGCCCAaagtgaaaaaaagaaaaaaaaataataatagcaaGAAACTAACAAGAATAAAACTAAAAATGAGTTGATGATGAAGAAACAGAGGTAAGAGCAGCACCAATAAGAATGACAATGACAATGACTGGTGCATCCTTGACTCTGGTTGCTTACAGTCCCAcattcccttcttcttcttcttcatcttcttccttcaaATCTCACAAACCTAAAACCAGTTGCAGAGTCTCACTCTCACCTTCACCACAACCCTTGTTCTCTTCCTCTGACCCCTTCGTTCTCGAACTCGCCGAAACCTTGGAAGACTCTCTCCCTTCCTCCACTCCACTCCTCCACAAGCTCCGAGACGCTTCCTCCCAATCCCTCATCTCCACTCCATGGCCATCCCGCAAGGACGAGCCCTTCCGCTTCACCGACCTCTCCCTCATCCGCTCCTCCAAAATCCTCCCCGTCGCACACCCCACAAAACCCCTCTCCGCCCTCCCCACCCACGCCGACGACGACTTCCCCTGCCGCCTCGCAATCGTCGACGGCCACTTCCTGCAATCGCTCTCCAATGTTCCCGAGCTTCCACAAGGGGTTTACGTTGGTAGCCTCTCCGGTCTCGCCTCTAGCTCCGTCATGGATAGGGTTTCGGAATTGGTTTGCGGATTGGACGGTGGTGATTTGTTCTGGTCAATCAATGGGATCGGCGCTCCTGATCTCACCGTGGTTTATGTCCCTGAAGGGTGCCGTGTTGAGAGCCCCATCCATTTGGTGTACTATGCAGTGGAGGGTAGTGGGGAGGGTTCGAAAACGTTGCCGGTTTCGAATCCgagggtgttggtggtggtggagaaggGTGGAGAAGTAGGTATAATTGAGGAGTTTTGCAGTACAGAAGGGAATGGGAATGAGTGTTACTGGACAAATTCTGCATTGGAGGCAGTGATTCGAGAAGGCGCCAAGGTTACGCATTCTTATATTCAGACTCAGTCATCCAGTGCAGCTCATATCAAATGGACCTCCATTCGCCAGGTGAATTACCTCAGATATTTCAATAGGAAGATTGATTTCTGTTGTCCATTTATGTCATAGTTACTGAACTAGTAGGTGTCATCATGAACTCATTGGCACTCTCTCAGTAGTTAGTTAATTACCAGTATGTTGATTAGTTACCGGTATATATCTTGAGAGAAAACTAGAGTTTGATTTAACATAAATGAGTGTGTGGATAGAGATAGAGGTCGCAGAGTGTCCTCTACTATTTTTAGAATAAGCCGCTTCATACTTGTGGTCTGTGCTTAGGATAGAAGCAGTCACCAAGATAAGTTTGCTGGACTTTATTGAATGTGGATCAGGATGCGAGTCATTCAAGGATGCAAGTATCAAGATATAGCTTTAGTTAGTGACTTGTTTAATATACATACTCTTAGATAGTGAATGCCGTGGCTTCGAACCGTCATGTATGTTCCCAAttagattttaatttttaagcatTCAATTGTCAGCTGAGACCATGTTCATACAATTGATTGGAGGTCATGCTGCTATTCTTCCTCCTATTCAAACAGCACTGCATGTATTacctaaaattgattttggatcGAATGCAAAAGTTTCTACACGACCTGATGGAAAGATGGGATCACTTTAAAGACTTTCTCCTTTATTATAGAATACCTGATGAAGGTATTGCCATCAAGTATCATAAGATTCATATCCCACTACAAGTACATTTCTTGCCTTTATAATCTATAAAGAGTATCAACTTAAAAAAAGTACCGCTATATTTTGAGAAGTTATGCAATAATGGATCTGTAGAAATTTTGTTGGAGCAGCTAGTGATTCTTTTGTCATTTGTTTCCAGGAATCATCTAGTAAATACGAGCTTACAGAGGTAAGCACAGGAGGGAAACTGAGCAGGCACAATCTTCATATCAAACAACTAGGCCCAGACACTGTGACGGAGTTAACAACTTTACACTTGTCTGTTGGCGATCAAACACAGGATCTTCACAGTAGTCTTGTATTAGACCATCCAAGGGGCTATTCCCGTCAGCTTCATAAGTGCATAGTGGCTCATTCACAGGGACAGGCAGTTTTTGATGGAAACGTAAAGGTCAACAGGTAATTCTGTCTTTTAGCAATACATGTCATTTATGTAATGTTATTGTTTTACAGAGTACAAATGGCAAATTCTATACAAGCTTCACTTTTACTCTCCTGGTTATTGTGTAAATGAGCTATCATATCTGGAATGTGTCTGAAATCCAACTATATAGGGCCTATTTGTTCAAACTTTTTATACAAGTAATTTAAAAGATATAAAAAAGTAGTTATAATTTCtgcttattttttttcctttctaaaaGCTACTTTAAGTCGCTTTCAAAATAATgcgaaatcttttttttttcacattcttAAACTCAGTTAAGTATTTAAGTAGTTTTTTTCAAGGAAAAGTGACatttttttaggaaaaaaaGGTGTAGCATACGGCTAATAATCTATTGAGTTTAAGTGGGTAGAAAATTGTTTCCAGTCATTATTGACCAAATTAGGTTTGTTTTCAAATGCCACTTTATCAGATTTGAGTTTATTTTATCAGATATGCCACTTTATATCAGTAACTATATTTTTCTTGTATAGGTATGCACAGCAGACAGATGCAGGACAGTTAACAAGAAGCCTTCTCCTTGAACCTCGCGCAACTGTAAATGTGAAACCAAATCTCCAAATTGTGGCTGATGATGTCAAATGCTCCCATGGAGCTGCAATAAGTGACCTGGAAGAGTCTCAACTCTTTTATTTTGTCGCACGCGGCATTGATCCAGCAACAGCTAGAAAGCTTCTTATTGATGCCTTTGGAGGGGAGGTGATAGACAAATTTCCTGATTCCATTAGAGAGAGAGTACGAAGTCAGTTTAAAAGTTTATTGGATCCATCTCCTAATTGATTGTCATTATTGGTGTGTACCAAGTGTAAACATTCTACATTTCCTGGTAAAATATGAATCTgaaatcaaaatagaattcttttTGCTTGATCACAGTTTTCAACCAGCTCATTACTTCTTCAGTCCTTCTATAAGAATGAAGATTGGACTGCTTTAGGAAGTGTAACTGATAGCAATTGGTGTTTCATGTATCACCGCATACAAGTAATTTTTGGTTGTGTTTTTTCATGTGAAAAATTCATTTCATCATTTGTTTAAAGGATTCCTTCATGTGTGCGTGGATAAGGATTCTTGTGTACAAAAACAACTGTTTATTCTTTATAGCAGGACTCCTTGTTTATATACAGGaacttgaattttatttttttatttgtcatTTTAATAACATGATCTCTCTATCTTCGTGAGTGAGCAGTTTTCATCATCCCGAAAAAAAGGCTCATCTGCTTGCAGAATGTTCTGGGGCAGTTAGTAGAATTAGTGTTAAAGATATTAGTAAAATAATGGAAAATTTCCCACTTTATAGCACTACTGGACTAAATTCTGAAATGTAAAATGGGTTTTGACAATTCATAGTCCAGCATTTCATGGCATTCAAAGCGTTAAACAAGTCTAACAATTTCACTTAAGGTAAGTTTATAGTAGTTATTAAACTCTAAGGAAGGACCTTGCTGGTTTGATGCGGGGATCCGTCAGAATTTGGGAAATGGGAGTTTGATCCGCTTTTGGAAGGATACGTGGTGCGGAGATGTACCACTAAGCAGTAGCTTTCGCAAGCTTTTTCACCTAACTGTGCAGAAAAACAATACCATTCTGAATTTGGGGAAAAGGGAGGAAGGGAATTGGGTGTGGTCGTTTAAGTGGAGGAGGGTTTTGAGTAGCCGCGAGAACAATTTACTGATGGATTTGTGTAATCTGATCGGAAGCAGGTCACCTACGGACGGAATCAGTGATACATGGAGGTGGACAGCAGAGTTGGAAGGCGCCTACACTGTTAAGGAAGGCCTGGAATTATTGGAAGGTGCTCAAATCAGAGCTTGGCACTGGCTCAAAGGGGAAGGCTAAAGACTTTCACTTCTCTCTATATGAATGGCTTCAGCAACCCATATTATGCATTAAAGCTGCGTGTTAATCTGTTCTGGTTTGAGTAGAGAATGATCTTGGAATATCGAGTGGGACTCTCTAATGCTATTCCTAGAAACCGTGTTTCACTGGGCTATTTTATACTGCTGGGCTGAACCATTCCTATAGGCTATTTCTTGTTCATTTTTCTTTGCTTTTCCCCTGTTGTTTATTGTATACGTTTAGCTCCTTGCAGCTCTATTCTTATTTCCTAGCTTATGTATTATTATTTACcttgactttttttttgggtggcaccccttgtgccttatttattcaatcaattgcttattcaaaaaaacaaaaaaaaagtcccACATCGTATGCTGCTTAGACTATTTCATTGTTTATATATGGCAGTTTGCACATTTAAAGACGTGTTCGTGAAAAGGAGAGATGGTTGGCATCTCCCCTGACAGGGATGGGAATAGCCTTCGGGCTTTCCTGTTACACATACCGGTTAAGGCTACCCACCTTCGTGGTGGATCTATAACCAAATTTTTTTTGCAAGTTCTTCCTCCATCATCTTTTTTTCTTGATAATTTGGAGGGCCTAAGGCCCACATCATGATCATCTTCATCAAGCTTCTCTTCATAGATGCAAATGTTTCTTGAATTACATCCACATCAACTGAAGTTGGATGGCTTATACTTCCAACCAAATCAACATTGCTTACATCAAGAGATTGTCCAACATCTTCTTCATTGACATTAATATATTCTCCTTCTCCTCCCTAAGTTATCCATTCATCATCTCTACAACTTCATATTGTACATGTCATAGACTAAgtcattcatcttctttatctACAATCA from Lotus japonicus ecotype B-129 chromosome 2, LjGifu_v1.2 includes:
- the LOC130740973 gene encoding protein ABCI7, chloroplastic; translation: MTMTMTGASLTLVAYSPTFPSSSSSSSSFKSHKPKTSCRVSLSPSPQPLFSSSDPFVLELAETLEDSLPSSTPLLHKLRDASSQSLISTPWPSRKDEPFRFTDLSLIRSSKILPVAHPTKPLSALPTHADDDFPCRLAIVDGHFLQSLSNVPELPQGVYVGSLSGLASSSVMDRVSELVCGLDGGDLFWSINGIGAPDLTVVYVPEGCRVESPIHLVYYAVEGSGEGSKTLPVSNPRVLVVVEKGGEVGIIEEFCSTEGNGNECYWTNSALEAVIREGAKVTHSYIQTQSSSAAHIKWTSIRQESSSKYELTEVSTGGKLSRHNLHIKQLGPDTVTELTTLHLSVGDQTQDLHSSLVLDHPRGYSRQLHKCIVAHSQGQAVFDGNVKVNRYAQQTDAGQLTRSLLLEPRATVNVKPNLQIVADDVKCSHGAAISDLEESQLFYFVARGIDPATARKLLIDAFGGEVIDKFPDSIRERVRSQFKSLLDPSPN